AGTGTGTTTGTGCTACTGCTCGCGGCATCTATCTTGAGCATCCCTATGCTGTATATCAAAAGTTCCAATCCAAATTTGGAGTGGCTATTCAATTTGGGAAGTTTGTTCTTGATTGGTTTCTTTTCGATAGCTGCTTTTTACTATGTAGGATTGAAGCAAATAGTCAAGGTGAAAACTAAATCCACTTTCTTGAAGAAATTCCCACTATTTCTATCCTTTTCCATGGGATTGGCTTTACACAATGCGGTCGCAGTGATGGAAGGTTTTTTGGGCTTTAAGACGCCGTTCATTAGGACACCAAAATTCAACATTACGAAAAGATCTGAAAGCTGGTCCAACAATCAATATATAAAACCCAAACTGACCTGGGGGACACTGGTCGAGGGGATGTTGTGTGTTTATTTTATCTGGGGCATTGCCTCTGCTTGGATGCTGCATGATTTTGGGCTGATCATTTTTCATATCATGTTGGCTATAGGATTTGGCATTGTATTCTTCCATTCATTGAAACACATCAAGCATGCCTAAAAAGCCTTTGGGGTTTAAAACCGGCTGGCTTATTCTGGGATTAGTTATTCCAATGCTTTGTGTGCATTATGGATTCGAAAGAAGTAGCTCGTGGCTGGTTCCAATCTACGGAGTTGCTTTTGTTTTTTACCTGCTCATCATTTTTAAAATTGATTTTAGTTTCACTCAGTTGGTAGTCACCGCATTGCTGATTCGATTGCTTTTGTTTTTTGGAGCTCCATGCTTGTCTGATGATTATTATCGCTTCATTTGGGATGGACAAATTTGGTCAGAAGGGATTAGTCCTTATCAGTCTACGCCAGCGGATTTGGTGGATGATCTGACTAATCAATATAATGATCTATATAAGAAATTAAACTCACAAACATACCACTCCACTTACCCGCCTATTAGTCAATATATCTTTGCCATTCCAGCGCTTTCTGGCATTAATGATGTTTTCTGGTCTGCGATGGTGATGCGATTCGTACTGTTGCTATTTGAAATGGGAGTCATCTATCTGCTATTTCAAATGACTAGAAGTGCTACACATGTTTCGCTGTATGCTTTAAACCCTTTGGTCATACTCGAATTGACTGGAAATATTCACTTTGAAGGAGTGGTAATCTTTTTTATTCTATTGGCCTGGTGGTTTTACGAACAAAACAAATGGGTAAGAGGAGCCATGGCCTTGTCTTTTGGCGTATTAGCCAAATTGACTCCATTGATGTTCTTGCCTTTGCTCATTAAGAAAATGGGTGTTCAAAAATCATTATTGAGCTATTCGGTTATAGGTGTTAACATGATCATATTTTCGTTGCCTTTTTTGAATTTAGAAATCATTAATGGATTAGGTAATGGCTTAGACCTGTTCTTTCGAAAATTTGAATTTAATGCCGGCATCTTTTTTCTGACTAGGGAAGTAGGGTTTTGGGTCAAGGGATATGATATCGTACAGACTGCTGGTCCTTGGCTTACTGTCATTGCCTTTGTGCTCATTGTTGGGTATTCCTTATTTGCGGTCAATGATCAAACCGGATGGGCGAAAGCGTTTACTGTCGTATTATTCATTCAGCTGATTTTTGCTACTACCGTACATCCTTGGTATGTTATTCCTTTAGTGGCATTTAGCTGTTTTACAGGTTTTGCTTTTCCGGTCATGTGGTCAGGGATAATATTTATATCATACCTGGGCTATTCTGATAGTAGCTATCAGCATCCGATGGGTTGGATAGCACTGGAGTATATTTTGGTCATCGGTTTAGCTGTTTATGAAATATTGAAAAATAAACCTTTGTTAAAAAATGTCTAAGGAAGCACTGATCATTTTTGCGAAGAACCCAGAGTTGGGGAAAGTAAAAACTCGGTTGGCTAAAGATGTAGGGGATGAGGCCGCGCTTGATATATACCATAAGTTGCTAGCTTATACGCAAGAACAAACCGCAAAAGCTCAGATTGATTTAATCGTGTATTATACGACACACATAGATGAGAAAGATAACTGGATAAATACTCAAAAGAAGCTTCAATGCGTAGGAGAATTGGGCACTAAAATGGCTCAGGCCATCAGCAATGAATTAGAAAAGTATGAAAAGGTCTGTATCATCGGAACAGACTGCGCACAACTCAAATCATTTCATTTAAAAGAGGCATTCCAAAAATTAGAAGAAAATGATTTTGTAATTGGGCCAGCTAACGATGGCGGGTATTACCTTCTCGGTATGAAATCATTTGAGCCTTCCCTGTTTGAAGGAATTGATTGGAGTACTGACAAAGTATTCAGTCATACTATTAAGGCTATTTCGCTGCTAAATAGAAGTTATGCTCAACTACCTGAACTAATTGATGTAGACACCATTGAAGATTGGAATAAGGTGCAGGAAAATTTCAAGTAAAAAAATTACATTTGGGCTTTTGAATCAAAATCATTTGAAATGAAAAACAGTATTTATTTTCTAATTGGATTTGTAATTTTTTTAGCTGCATGTGATTCTGGTGTAGTCACCTCCGGTGGAGCCGAGAGCTTGAATAACTTACCTGATTATGCGGAAAGAGTGGAGTTTGATCATATGCCAGGATTAATCAAGGCTACCATTCATTTTGGAGAAAAGGTTGAGCAGCAAGGAGAGTATTTTAATGGGTTTAGAAATGGAAGCTGGATTACTTATCATCCGAATGAATTGGTGAAATCAATTTCTACCTATGTGAATGGAACCATGCATGGTACACATTTGGAAATGGATGACAAAGGCAAACTGACTTTGAAGGCTTACTATGTAAATGGAATCGAGGAGGGTGAGTTTATCTATTACAATAATGGAGTGATCACTGAAAAAAGAAACTATGTGGCTGGAGAGTTCCAAGGAAAGCGTTCTCAATATTATGACAACGGCAAGATCATGGAAGAAAGTAATTGGTACGATGGAAAGATGCACGGGGCAGCCAAATGGTATGATCAGAACGGAAATGTGACGCTTGAGTATGAATACAGTAACGGTGTACTATTGAAAAACTAAATAGTTTTTGTTTATCTGCTCATTGCCAAAATCAATCTTTTGGCCTTAACTATTTCTACTATATTTGCGTTTTTCGATGCATAACAATATTTAAATAACAATAGACATGAACAAAGCAGTAGAAATTACAGACAGCAACTTCAACGACG
The sequence above is drawn from the Reichenbachiella sp. genome and encodes:
- a CDS encoding TIGR04282 family arsenosugar biosynthesis glycosyltransferase, translating into MSKEALIIFAKNPELGKVKTRLAKDVGDEAALDIYHKLLAYTQEQTAKAQIDLIVYYTTHIDEKDNWINTQKKLQCVGELGTKMAQAISNELEKYEKVCIIGTDCAQLKSFHLKEAFQKLEENDFVIGPANDGGYYLLGMKSFEPSLFEGIDWSTDKVFSHTIKAISLLNRSYAQLPELIDVDTIEDWNKVQENFK
- a CDS encoding toxin-antitoxin system YwqK family antitoxin, translated to MKNSIYFLIGFVIFLAACDSGVVTSGGAESLNNLPDYAERVEFDHMPGLIKATIHFGEKVEQQGEYFNGFRNGSWITYHPNELVKSISTYVNGTMHGTHLEMDDKGKLTLKAYYVNGIEEGEFIYYNNGVITEKRNYVAGEFQGKRSQYYDNGKIMEESNWYDGKMHGAAKWYDQNGNVTLEYEYSNGVLLKN